In one Heteronotia binoei isolate CCM8104 ecotype False Entrance Well chromosome 1, APGP_CSIRO_Hbin_v1, whole genome shotgun sequence genomic region, the following are encoded:
- the GBX2 gene encoding homeobox protein GBX-2, with amino-acid sequence MRAAPPLRMMPRPLGSSTAFSIDALIGSPPPPSPAHFVYAGYPMFMPYRPVVLPPPPPPPPPPPPPPPPAHPLPFCSGLAQGMALTSTLMASLPGTFAAAAAAQQHHEAAARKFAPPPANFDKADAAQADADEGKAFLAKDGSLLAFAAAAEAVQASLGAVRGASGKDEAKGEEEAAAAAAAKGKDESFSMDSDLDYSSDDNLPGGQAAHKEDEAGHGLEESGPSAAAANSATSTGKNRRRRTAFTSEQLLELEKEFHCKKYLSLTERSQIAHALKLSEVQVKIWFQNRRAKWKRVKAGNANSKTGEPSRNPKIVVPIPVHVSRFAIRSQHQQLEQARP; translated from the exons ATGCGGGCCGCCCCGCCGCTCAGGATGATGCCGCGCCCTCTGGGGAGCAGCACGGCCTTCAGCATCGACGCGCTCATCGGCAGCCCGCCGCCGCCCAGCCCGGCCCACTTCGTCTACGCCGGCTACCCCATGTTCATGCCCTACCGGCCCGTCGTCCtcccgccgccgcccccgccgcccccgccgccgccgccgcccccgccgcccgCCCACCCGCTGCCCTTCTGCTCCGGCCTGGCGCAGGGCATGGCGCTCACCTCCACCCTCATGGCCAGCCTGCCCGGCAccttcgccgccgccgccgccgcccagcAGCACCACGAGGCCGCCGCCCGCAAGTTCGCCCCGCCGCCCGCCAACTTCGACAAGGCCGACGCCGCCCAGGCCGACGCCGACGAGGGCAAGGCCTTCCTGGCCAAGGACGGCTCCCTCCTGGCCTTCGCCGCCGCCGCCGAGGCCGTCCAAGCCTCCCTCG GGGCCGTGCGAGGCGCGTCGGGGAAGGACGAGGCGAAAggcgaggaggaggcggcggcggcggcggcggcgaaggGCAAGGACGAGAGCTTCTCCATGGACAGCGACCTGGACTACAGCTCCGACGACAATCTGCCCGGCGGCCAGGCGGCGCACAAGGAGGACGAGGCGGGCCACGGGCTGGAGGAGAGCGGCCCGAGCGCGGCGGCCGCCAACAGCGCCACGTCCACGGGCAAGAACCGGCGGCGGCGCACGGCCTTCACCAGCGAGCAGCTGCTGGAACTCGAGAAGGAGTTCCACTGCAAGAAGTACCTGTCGCTGACGGAGCGCTCGCAGATCGCGCACGCCCTCAAGCTCAGCGAGGTGCAGGTGAAGATCTGGTTCCAGAACCGGCGCGCCAAGTGGAAACGGGTCAAGGCCGGCAACGCCAACTCCAAGACCGGCGAGCCCTCGCGGAACCCCAAGATCGTCGTGCCCATCCCCGTCCACGTCAGCCGCTTCGCCATCCGGAGCCAGCACCAGCAGCTGGAGCAAGCCCGGCCCTGA